Proteins co-encoded in one Halorussus lipolyticus genomic window:
- a CDS encoding carboxylate--amine ligase: MPPQSHTSDAGVVVPAIHAASSLACLRSLSEEDARTIAIADDPTAPGLSSKYCDETITVPDPTSDLDAYERKLLTLARRDDVRTIIPVREADIYVLARNRDALSSVVGTPWPDLETLRSVQDRVRLFESAEDAGVSTPRTKVLDEWDDWGRESIVKPRYTLHASEYAEEFAESTTETHSTQYVPADTEPDPEEFVSKMGHVPLVQEYVPDSDEYAFFALYDEGDPVATFQHRQRRGCNYCGGPSAFRESVDIPALDSAGRRLLDELDWHGLAMVEFLRNPATGDFELMEINPRFWTSLPFTVQAGVDFPAYYWRQATGESERIDADYEVGTAGHLLRGELCHLHSIVFDDYPLVERPSFVRSAAEVLTSLVRHPRFDYLDPSDPRPFLRDVRNTFGALVGGGEVSDPRKDSAETDASDALGTESRRQADERLADERPTGERLADERPTGERLADKRLAGEAPASPVGDDPERESRQRAMVDGGQNHDESHG; the protein is encoded by the coding sequence ATGCCGCCGCAGTCCCACACGTCCGACGCAGGGGTGGTCGTTCCGGCTATCCACGCGGCGAGTAGCCTCGCGTGCCTCCGTTCGCTCAGCGAGGAGGACGCCCGAACGATTGCTATCGCCGACGACCCGACCGCGCCGGGCCTCTCCTCGAAGTATTGCGACGAGACGATTACGGTGCCCGACCCCACCAGCGACTTGGACGCCTACGAGCGAAAGCTACTGACGCTCGCTCGGCGCGACGACGTTCGGACGATTATCCCCGTCCGAGAGGCCGATATTTACGTGTTGGCTCGCAACCGGGACGCGCTATCGAGCGTCGTCGGGACGCCGTGGCCCGACCTCGAAACGCTCCGAAGCGTCCAAGACCGGGTGCGACTGTTCGAGTCCGCCGAGGACGCCGGCGTCTCCACCCCGAGGACGAAAGTGCTGGACGAGTGGGACGACTGGGGGCGAGAGAGTATCGTCAAGCCGCGCTACACCCTCCACGCCAGCGAGTACGCCGAGGAGTTCGCCGAAAGCACGACCGAGACCCACTCGACCCAGTACGTGCCCGCCGACACCGAACCCGACCCCGAGGAGTTCGTGTCGAAGATGGGCCACGTCCCGCTGGTCCAAGAGTACGTGCCCGACTCCGACGAGTACGCCTTCTTCGCGCTCTACGACGAGGGCGACCCGGTTGCGACCTTCCAGCACCGCCAGCGCCGCGGGTGCAACTACTGCGGCGGCCCGAGCGCCTTCCGGGAGTCGGTCGATATTCCGGCGCTCGATTCGGCCGGCCGGCGACTGCTGGACGAACTCGACTGGCACGGGCTTGCGATGGTCGAGTTCCTCCGGAATCCAGCGACCGGCGACTTCGAACTCATGGAAATCAACCCCCGGTTCTGGACCTCGCTTCCCTTCACGGTGCAGGCGGGCGTCGATTTCCCGGCCTACTACTGGCGACAGGCCACGGGCGAGTCCGAGCGCATCGACGCCGACTACGAGGTGGGCACCGCGGGCCACCTCCTGCGAGGAGAACTCTGTCACCTCCACAGCATCGTCTTCGACGACTATCCCCTCGTGGAGCGCCCGTCGTTCGTCCGGTCTGCGGCCGAGGTGCTGACCTCGCTCGTCCGCCATCCCCGGTTCGACTACCTCGACCCGAGCGACCCGAGACCCTTCCTCCGGGACGTTCGCAACACGTTCGGCGCGCTGGTCGGCGGCGGGGAAGTATCAGACCCGCGGAAGGACTCGGCGGAGACCGACGCAAGCGACGCTCTCGGGACCGAAAGCCGACGACAGGCGGACGAGCGATTGGCCGACGAGCGACCGACCGGCGAGCGATTGGCCGACGAGCGACCGACCGGAGAACGATTGGCAGACAAGCGATTGGCGGGCGAGGCCCCGGCGTCGCCCGTCGGAGACGACCCCGAGCGCGAATCACGACAGCGAGCGATGGTGGACGGCGGTCAAAATCACGACGAAAGTCACGGATAA
- a CDS encoding FAS1-like dehydratase domain-containing protein — protein MTRPREGDTHTFERTFTPEEVRQFADLSGDEQARHLEPDDEGRLLVHGLLTASLPTKIGGDLDVLARSMEFEFHRPVYTGEALTCEMKIDSVAVRDDHYDLGGSVTCWNERDEEVMTGTVEGLVWK, from the coding sequence ATGACGCGACCACGAGAAGGCGACACCCACACCTTCGAGCGCACCTTCACCCCCGAGGAGGTCCGCCAGTTCGCCGACCTCTCGGGCGACGAGCAGGCCCGGCACCTCGAACCCGACGACGAGGGCAGACTGCTGGTCCACGGACTGCTGACGGCCTCGCTCCCGACCAAAATCGGCGGCGACCTCGACGTGCTGGCGCGCTCGATGGAGTTCGAGTTTCACCGCCCGGTCTACACTGGCGAGGCCCTGACCTGCGAGATGAAAATCGACTCCGTGGCGGTGCGCGACGACCACTACGACCTCGGCGGGTCCGTCACCTGCTGGAACGAGCGCGACGAGGAAGTGATGACCGGGACCGTCGAGGGACTGGTCTGGAAGTAG
- a CDS encoding metal-dependent hydrolase, with amino-acid sequence MFPPGHYGMALALYAVVGYALLSRGYVRDALSGGGIVLSYTLFPDVDGQFEFLVHRGVTHTLWFALAVGTLCVLVVGSSLAKRPRREALRGALWAFFLGNFAVVAHLLADLLNPWGVMPIYPASPALYSLDLVRATNDAANYAMLAVGVGIALLAWSLGRPDDARPTLARRLYRRLRGGETVAE; translated from the coding sequence ATGTTCCCGCCGGGCCACTACGGGATGGCGCTCGCGCTCTACGCCGTGGTGGGATACGCCCTGCTCTCGCGGGGATACGTCCGCGACGCCCTCTCCGGCGGGGGAATCGTCCTCTCGTACACGCTCTTTCCCGACGTTGACGGGCAGTTCGAGTTTCTGGTCCACCGAGGAGTAACCCACACCCTCTGGTTCGCGCTCGCGGTGGGCACCCTCTGCGTGCTGGTGGTGGGGTCCTCGCTGGCGAAGCGGCCTCGGCGCGAGGCCCTCCGGGGCGCGCTCTGGGCGTTCTTCCTCGGGAATTTCGCGGTGGTCGCCCACCTGCTCGCCGACCTGCTCAACCCGTGGGGCGTGATGCCGATTTACCCCGCCTCGCCCGCGCTCTACTCGCTGGATTTGGTGCGCGCGACCAACGACGCCGCCAACTACGCGATGCTCGCTGTCGGCGTCGGAATCGCGCTCCTCGCGTGGTCGCTCGGGCGGCCCGACGACGCTCGCCCGACCCTCGCCCGGCGTCTCTACCGCCGACTCCGGGGCGGGGAGACCGTGGCAGAATAG
- a CDS encoding DUF7547 family protein: MRDDRDDRRDGDPPDDPRDYGGGRDPASDEDLDERVEVLEARIRELRDELGRPPEGPLGLPRPPTPREVLSFTGEYAIPTAIAVLEANIRALKALEQVIRVLDPERSVVNEERGRLERRASDASRLTLDRLESALEDVETTIRESDLPREDEARSILDDARRINREIRDRVEREAREVEESRERERDIDRESADSDDDARDRTNSDRSTPDRPGADRDADLDGATTIELTDEGEDGESEADEDGTESSDHADRAEVDVEAELESIKNELEERQRGDRRGAEEVDADEADPDSETDEGDDTTQSDADDPDGADDADDE; encoded by the coding sequence ATGAGAGACGACCGCGACGACCGACGAGATGGGGACCCGCCCGACGACCCGCGCGACTACGGGGGCGGCCGCGACCCCGCCAGCGACGAAGACCTAGACGAGCGCGTCGAGGTCCTCGAAGCCCGAATCCGGGAACTCCGCGACGAGTTGGGCCGCCCGCCGGAGGGGCCGCTCGGCCTGCCCCGGCCGCCGACGCCGCGGGAGGTCCTGTCGTTCACCGGCGAGTACGCCATCCCGACCGCCATCGCCGTGCTGGAGGCCAACATCCGGGCGCTGAAGGCCCTCGAACAGGTCATCCGGGTGCTGGACCCCGAGCGGAGCGTCGTGAACGAGGAGCGCGGGCGACTCGAACGCCGGGCGAGCGATGCAAGCCGACTCACCCTCGACCGCCTCGAATCGGCGCTCGAAGACGTGGAGACGACGATTCGGGAGAGCGACCTGCCCCGCGAGGACGAGGCCCGGAGCATCCTCGACGACGCCCGGCGCATCAACCGCGAGATACGCGACCGAGTGGAACGCGAGGCCCGAGAGGTCGAGGAGTCCCGCGAGCGAGAGCGGGACATCGACCGCGAGAGCGCCGATTCCGACGACGACGCCCGCGACCGAACCAATTCGGACCGCTCCACTCCGGACCGTCCGGGCGCGGACCGCGATGCCGACCTCGATGGCGCGACGACCATCGAACTCACCGACGAGGGCGAAGACGGCGAGAGCGAGGCCGACGAGGACGGAACAGAATCGTCGGACCACGCCGACCGCGCCGAGGTGGACGTGGAGGCCGAACTCGAATCCATCAAGAACGAACTCGAGGAGCGCCAGCGCGGTGACAGACGCGGGGCCGAGGAAGTGGATGCCGACGAAGCAGACCCGGACTCCGAAACCGACGAGGGCGACGACACCACCCAGTCCGACGCTGACGACCCAGACGGCGCAGACGACGCAGACGACGAGTAG
- a CDS encoding GNAT family N-acetyltransferase, whose amino-acid sequence MDYRELPDDRKKEFQDFVHYAFSLEDGPQDDHDWDPTEQPGADRGLFDGDEMLCVCGHYWFQTSLRGQQFEMPGLSAVASPPQHRRQGYVARLLGESLSEYRERGDFLTALWAFEHPFYERQGWGLANKWTRYECDPEALAFARESPLAGGEFRPVSADEYERLAEVLAADNEDYELSIQRTAEWWRERTFSSVETDPYAYGWESDGELRGYVVYRVEDADEGKRLDAHEFVAPDREARVNLLRLLANHDSQVERVSINGPVDTTLLDLADDPANIDCEVKPGPMVRLVDVPAGFEALEYPADLDAEFTLSVADPLADWNDGTFRVTVADGRATCEPATEGSAATADADVSADVSALSQVFVGYHSVADAEAFAGLEIRNSEAREALTAMFPERDVFLREGF is encoded by the coding sequence ATGGACTACCGCGAACTTCCGGACGACCGGAAGAAGGAGTTTCAGGACTTCGTTCACTACGCCTTCAGTCTCGAAGACGGGCCGCAGGACGACCACGACTGGGACCCAACCGAGCAACCCGGTGCGGACAGAGGCCTGTTCGACGGCGACGAGATGCTCTGCGTCTGTGGCCACTACTGGTTCCAGACCTCGCTTCGGGGCCAGCAGTTCGAGATGCCCGGCCTGTCGGCGGTGGCCTCGCCGCCCCAACACCGCCGGCAGGGGTACGTCGCCCGACTCCTCGGCGAATCGCTCTCGGAGTACCGCGAGCGCGGCGACTTCCTGACGGCGCTCTGGGCGTTCGAGCATCCCTTCTACGAGCGACAGGGCTGGGGACTGGCGAACAAGTGGACCCGGTACGAGTGCGACCCCGAGGCCCTCGCGTTCGCCAGAGAGTCCCCGCTCGCTGGCGGCGAGTTCCGCCCCGTGAGCGCCGACGAGTACGAACGCCTCGCAGAAGTCCTCGCGGCGGACAACGAGGACTACGAGCTCTCCATCCAGCGCACCGCCGAGTGGTGGCGCGAGCGCACCTTCAGCAGTGTGGAGACCGACCCCTACGCCTACGGGTGGGAGAGCGACGGCGAACTCCGGGGCTACGTCGTCTACCGCGTCGAGGACGCCGACGAGGGCAAGCGACTCGACGCCCACGAGTTCGTGGCCCCCGACCGGGAGGCCCGCGTCAACCTCCTGCGACTCCTCGCCAACCACGACTCGCAGGTCGAGCGCGTGAGCATCAACGGCCCGGTGGATACGACCCTCCTCGATTTGGCCGACGACCCCGCGAACATCGACTGCGAGGTCAAACCCGGCCCGATGGTCCGCCTCGTGGACGTGCCCGCCGGATTCGAGGCGCTGGAGTACCCCGCCGACCTCGACGCCGAGTTCACCCTCTCGGTCGCCGACCCCCTCGCGGACTGGAACGACGGTACTTTCCGGGTCACCGTCGCCGACGGCCGCGCGACCTGCGAACCCGCGACCGAAGGCTCCGCCGCGACTGCCGACGCGGACGTGTCCGCCGACGTGAGCGCGCTCTCGCAGGTTTTCGTCGGCTACCACTCGGTCGCAGATGCCGAGGCCTTCGCGGGCCTCGAAATTCGCAATTCCGAAGCACGCGAGGCCCTGACGGCGATGTTCCCCGAGCGCGATGTATTCCTGCGCGAAGGATTCTGA
- a CDS encoding NADH:flavin oxidoreductase/NADH oxidase has translation MSDHLFSPLSIRGTEVRNRVMVSPMCQYSCEGDGLATDWHQVHLGSRATGGAGIVMTEATAVEPRGRISPDDLGIWSDDHAEALAPIAEFISDRGATPAIQLAHAGRKASKTPPWDGSEPLQPDEGGWETIAPSEVPYPFEDDEPPQTARMDADDISAVKDAFVAGAERARDAGFEIAEVHAAHGYLLHEFLSPATNRRDDEYGGDFEGRTRLVREIVSEVREVWPGDKPVFVRVSATDWLPDRESWTVEDTARLAPLLAEAGADLVDVSAGGIHPDQQIPQTGPNYQVRYAERVAEETDALVGAVGGISEPAQADALIRNGRADLAIVGREHLRDPYFALHAGEELGVDDDIEWPLQYRRAVGN, from the coding sequence ATGAGCGACCACCTATTCAGTCCGCTGTCGATTCGCGGAACCGAAGTCCGAAATCGCGTGATGGTCTCGCCGATGTGTCAGTACTCCTGTGAGGGCGACGGTCTCGCCACCGACTGGCATCAGGTCCACCTCGGGAGTCGGGCCACTGGCGGCGCAGGCATCGTGATGACCGAGGCCACCGCGGTCGAACCCCGAGGACGCATCTCGCCCGACGACCTCGGCATCTGGAGCGACGACCATGCCGAGGCCCTCGCCCCCATCGCGGAGTTCATCTCCGACCGAGGAGCAACCCCGGCAATCCAGTTGGCCCACGCCGGCCGGAAGGCCAGCAAGACGCCGCCGTGGGACGGGAGCGAACCCCTCCAACCCGACGAGGGCGGATGGGAGACCATCGCGCCGAGCGAGGTACCCTACCCCTTCGAGGACGACGAACCGCCCCAGACCGCGCGGATGGACGCCGACGACATCTCTGCGGTCAAGGACGCCTTCGTCGCCGGAGCAGAGCGTGCTCGGGACGCCGGCTTCGAAATCGCGGAGGTCCACGCGGCCCACGGCTACCTCCTCCACGAATTCCTCTCGCCAGCGACGAACCGCCGCGACGACGAGTACGGCGGCGACTTCGAAGGCCGAACTCGTCTCGTCCGCGAAATCGTCTCCGAGGTCCGCGAGGTCTGGCCGGGCGACAAGCCCGTGTTCGTCCGGGTCTCGGCCACCGACTGGCTTCCGGACCGCGAGTCGTGGACCGTCGAGGACACCGCCAGACTCGCGCCCCTCCTCGCGGAGGCAGGTGCCGACCTCGTGGACGTGAGCGCCGGGGGCATCCACCCCGACCAGCAGATTCCCCAGACCGGCCCGAACTATCAGGTGCGCTACGCCGAGCGAGTGGCCGAGGAGACCGACGCGCTCGTCGGCGCTGTCGGCGGGATTTCGGAACCCGCGCAGGCCGACGCGCTGATTCGGAACGGCCGGGCGGACCTCGCCATCGTCGGCCGGGAACACCTCAGAGACCCCTACTTCGCGCTCCACGCTGGCGAGGAGTTGGGCGTTGACGACGACATCGAGTGGCCCCTCCAGTACCGGCGCGCGGTCGGAAATTAG
- a CDS encoding DUF7504 family protein encodes MCGEERRGSSKATARFRHRLADLKRNGCNILLVGTDALDSACERLLGESSAGPRYRLFVTTDAGPPRAHARLKAVQSGPYSDAAAVVDWDADVRGGTATKRSHTDREDFDSLSGTGLRDSGGPSFRQRSVDTGDLRDLGTAVEEAIEEFHEQANGLSPAELRLCFDSVTPLVADREARDVRRFLLGLTETVEKYDGMAHYHLPSEYDSETVAELEPLFDAVVEVRHADGEVEQRWHLQDPEITTDWVPL; translated from the coding sequence ATGTGTGGGGAGGAACGAAGGGGGAGTTCGAAAGCGACAGCGCGATTTCGCCATCGGTTGGCCGACCTCAAGCGAAACGGATGCAATATCCTGCTGGTCGGCACCGACGCGCTGGATTCGGCCTGCGAGCGACTCTTGGGAGAGTCGAGCGCCGGGCCGCGATACCGACTGTTCGTAACCACCGACGCCGGACCGCCGAGGGCACACGCGAGGCTCAAAGCGGTCCAGTCGGGACCGTATAGCGACGCCGCCGCGGTGGTGGACTGGGACGCCGACGTCCGAGGAGGCACCGCGACCAAACGCAGTCACACCGACCGCGAGGACTTCGACTCGCTGAGCGGGACCGGCCTGCGAGACTCTGGTGGCCCGTCGTTCCGCCAGCGCTCGGTCGATACCGGCGACCTCAGGGACCTCGGCACGGCCGTCGAGGAGGCCATCGAGGAGTTCCACGAGCAGGCCAACGGTCTCTCGCCGGCAGAGCTACGGCTCTGCTTCGATTCGGTGACGCCGCTGGTCGCCGACCGCGAGGCCCGAGACGTGCGCCGGTTCCTGCTAGGGTTGACCGAGACGGTCGAGAAGTACGACGGGATGGCCCACTACCACCTGCCCAGCGAGTACGACTCCGAGACGGTCGCGGAGTTAGAACCGCTGTTCGACGCGGTGGTCGAGGTCCGCCACGCCGACGGCGAGGTAGAGCAACGCTGGCACCTTCAGGACCCCGAAATCACGACCGATTGGGTGCCCCTGTAG
- the dpsA gene encoding DNA starvation/stationary phase protection protein DpsA, with protein sequence MSQQRQVRQQAGTVEGNAVRFDPEKAQQVVEALNADLSATYVLYHQLRKHYWTLSGAQADELRRFFAEAADEAERHADALARRIGEIGGVPVTGPAALERHSPVPFEGEDVYDARASLESDLEAYGDLVESVSSHIELAEGLGDHATGHLLREQLVGLETRAHAIDGLLAHDSLTLW encoded by the coding sequence ATGAGCCAACAGCGACAGGTGCGCCAGCAGGCCGGCACCGTCGAAGGAAACGCGGTCCGATTCGACCCCGAGAAAGCCCAGCAGGTCGTAGAGGCCCTGAACGCCGACCTCTCGGCGACCTACGTCCTCTATCACCAACTCCGCAAGCACTACTGGACCCTCTCGGGCGCGCAGGCCGACGAACTCCGGCGGTTCTTCGCCGAGGCCGCCGACGAGGCCGAGCGCCACGCCGACGCGCTGGCCCGCCGAATCGGGGAAATCGGCGGGGTGCCCGTGACCGGCCCGGCCGCGCTGGAGCGCCACAGTCCGGTCCCCTTCGAGGGCGAGGACGTCTACGACGCGCGGGCCTCGCTCGAAAGCGACCTCGAAGCCTACGGCGACCTCGTAGAGAGCGTCAGCAGTCACATCGAACTAGCCGAGGGCCTCGGCGACCACGCCACCGGCCACCTGCTCCGCGAGCAACTGGTGGGCCTCGAAACCCGCGCTCACGCCATCGACGGACTGCTGGCCCACGATTCGCTCACGCTCTGGTAG
- a CDS encoding carbon-nitrogen hydrolase family protein, giving the protein MTDADDDSAADPPEAIPTVSACQMAVADLDVAANLETVEERVAGLPTDVDVALFPEYALTGFAGDERIRETALARDGEVLTRLRNLAVEEDTALLVGFAEAGNSNYYNAAAYLHPDGDSTVYRKRHLWANEREVLEPGRERVTVETPVGTTALLTCYDLNFVGESAAFATPEVDALFVVGAWPAVHSQNWKLLVRARALDGVRWVVGAGRTGRSTVGDPTEYAGRSRVVRPDGSVQAGLNRSERDLIADLDPAVLAECREFIPVLDDSKN; this is encoded by the coding sequence ATGACCGACGCCGACGACGATTCCGCCGCCGACCCGCCAGAAGCCATCCCGACGGTCTCAGCGTGCCAGATGGCCGTCGCAGACCTCGACGTGGCCGCGAACCTCGAAACCGTCGAGGAGCGCGTGGCCGGTCTCCCCACCGACGTGGACGTGGCGCTGTTCCCCGAGTACGCGCTGACCGGGTTCGCTGGCGACGAACGAATCCGGGAGACTGCGCTGGCCCGCGACGGCGAGGTGCTGACCCGCCTCCGAAATCTCGCGGTCGAGGAGGACACCGCGCTCCTCGTCGGGTTCGCCGAGGCCGGGAACTCGAACTACTACAACGCCGCGGCGTACCTTCACCCTGACGGCGACTCGACGGTCTACCGCAAGCGCCACCTCTGGGCGAACGAGCGCGAGGTCCTCGAACCCGGCCGTGAGCGCGTCACCGTCGAGACGCCTGTGGGGACGACGGCCCTGCTGACCTGCTACGACCTCAATTTCGTCGGCGAGAGCGCGGCCTTCGCCACCCCAGAGGTGGACGCGCTGTTCGTCGTCGGCGCGTGGCCCGCTGTCCACAGTCAAAATTGGAAGCTCCTCGTCCGCGCTCGCGCCCTCGACGGCGTTCGCTGGGTCGTCGGCGCGGGCCGGACCGGTCGGAGTACGGTCGGCGACCCGACGGAGTACGCCGGACGCTCGCGAGTGGTTCGGCCCGACGGGAGCGTGCAGGCCGGGTTGAACCGGAGCGAGCGCGATTTGATTGCCGACTTGGACCCGGCAGTGCTGGCGGAGTGCCGGGAGTTCATCCCTGTTCTAGATGACTCTAAGAATTGA
- a CDS encoding aldehyde dehydrogenase family protein, giving the protein MSQQPLQRRERLYIDGEWLDADDVLEVTDLADGGSFAQVASASPEQADDALAAAQSAQAEMRETTIPERAEWMDQIADGLLERKEELAEVIVREAGKPISSARGEVESAAERFRRAKEEVRALKGEFREGTTDGHEGWKAIVKHEPVGTVLAITPYNYPLSTTALSVAPAMAGGNSVILKPASDTPVSAAILADVVSEVDLPDGAFNFVPGSASDIGDVLSGDDRINAISMTGSSGAGKHVAKESGMVNLHMELGGNAPAVVFPDADLADVAGQCAKGSFKYAGQRCSAVSRVLAHEEVHDEIVDLLEAEMDSWQPGDLFEDDTTMGPLINEGQAEWVEELVEDAVEKGADLVRGGERDGIHFEPTLLANVPHDARIVHEEQFGPVAAVTTFEDEQQAIEIANRGDLALDASVFTKDYDRAMELGEKLDAGAVRINGAPSHGLGDIPFGGNKASGIGRQGLHTTIEEMVREKSIIL; this is encoded by the coding sequence ATGTCACAACAACCACTCCAGCGTCGAGAACGTCTCTACATCGACGGCGAATGGCTCGACGCCGACGACGTACTCGAAGTCACCGACCTCGCGGACGGCGGGTCGTTCGCGCAGGTCGCGTCAGCGAGTCCCGAGCAGGCCGACGACGCGCTGGCCGCCGCCCAGTCCGCGCAGGCCGAGATGCGCGAGACGACGATTCCCGAGCGCGCCGAGTGGATGGACCAAATCGCCGACGGCCTGCTGGAGCGCAAGGAGGAACTCGCCGAGGTCATCGTCCGCGAGGCCGGCAAGCCCATCTCCTCGGCCCGCGGCGAAGTCGAGTCCGCCGCCGAGCGGTTCCGCCGCGCCAAGGAGGAGGTCCGCGCACTCAAAGGCGAGTTCCGCGAGGGAACCACCGACGGTCACGAGGGGTGGAAGGCCATCGTCAAACACGAACCCGTCGGCACCGTGCTGGCCATCACGCCCTACAACTACCCCCTCTCGACCACCGCGCTGTCGGTCGCACCCGCCATGGCTGGTGGGAACTCGGTCATCCTCAAGCCCGCCAGCGACACCCCCGTCAGCGCCGCGATTCTGGCCGACGTGGTTTCGGAGGTGGACCTGCCGGACGGCGCGTTCAACTTCGTGCCCGGTAGCGCCAGCGACATCGGCGACGTCCTCTCGGGCGACGACCGCATCAACGCCATCTCGATGACTGGTTCCAGCGGGGCCGGCAAGCACGTCGCCAAGGAGAGCGGCATGGTGAATCTCCACATGGAACTGGGCGGTAACGCCCCGGCAGTCGTCTTCCCCGACGCCGACTTGGCCGACGTGGCGGGCCAGTGCGCCAAGGGGTCGTTCAAGTACGCCGGACAGCGGTGTTCCGCCGTGAGCCGCGTGCTGGCCCACGAGGAGGTCCACGACGAAATCGTGGACCTCCTCGAAGCCGAGATGGACAGTTGGCAACCCGGCGACCTGTTCGAGGACGACACCACGATGGGGCCGCTCATCAACGAGGGCCAAGCCGAGTGGGTCGAGGAACTGGTCGAGGACGCCGTGGAGAAGGGTGCTGACCTCGTTCGGGGCGGCGAGCGCGACGGCATTCACTTCGAACCGACCCTGCTGGCGAACGTGCCCCACGACGCCCGAATCGTCCACGAGGAGCAATTCGGTCCCGTCGCGGCCGTCACGACCTTCGAGGACGAACAGCAGGCCATCGAGATTGCGAACCGCGGGGACCTCGCGCTCGACGCCTCGGTCTTTACGAAGGACTACGACCGCGCGATGGAACTTGGCGAGAAGTTGGACGCGGGCGCGGTCCGCATCAACGGCGCGCCTAGCCACGGACTCGGCGACATCCCCTTCGGCGGCAACAAGGCCTCCGGTATCGGTCGGCAGGGGCTTCACACGACCATCGAGGAGATGGTCCGCGAGAAGAGCATCATCCTCTAA